A DNA window from Actinokineospora baliensis contains the following coding sequences:
- a CDS encoding ABC transporter ATP-binding protein, translating to MIEAVGLTKSYGKTLAVDNLSFSVPTGRVTGFLGPNGAGKSTTMRMILGLDAPTGGSALIDGKRYRDLHQPLRTVGALLDAKWVHPNRSARAHLQWLARSNQLPAKRVDEVLELVGLTAVAGKRAGGFSLGMSQRLGIAAALLGDPQVLLFDEPVNGLDPEGILWIRKFMHRLAEEGRTVFVSSHLLSEMALTAQELVVIGRGKLISQSSTEDFVAQATENTVRVRGPQLGALRSALGKAGVSIRDEGESLVVSGMDCADIGELAARTQTVLHELSPQRGSLEEAFMQLTGDSVEYHTEIADGPTPATLVPAGK from the coding sequence ATGATCGAGGCAGTCGGCCTCACCAAGAGTTACGGCAAGACGCTCGCCGTCGACAACCTGTCGTTCTCGGTCCCGACCGGGCGGGTCACCGGCTTCCTCGGTCCCAACGGCGCGGGCAAGTCGACCACGATGCGGATGATCCTCGGCCTGGACGCCCCGACCGGGGGTTCGGCGCTCATCGACGGCAAGCGCTACCGCGACCTGCACCAGCCGCTGCGCACCGTCGGCGCCCTGCTGGACGCGAAGTGGGTGCACCCCAACCGGTCCGCCCGCGCGCACCTGCAGTGGCTGGCCCGGTCGAACCAGTTGCCCGCCAAGCGGGTGGACGAGGTCCTGGAGCTCGTGGGCCTCACCGCCGTCGCGGGCAAGCGCGCTGGCGGGTTCTCCTTGGGCATGTCCCAGCGGCTCGGCATCGCCGCCGCGCTGCTGGGCGACCCGCAGGTGCTGCTGTTCGACGAACCGGTCAACGGCCTGGACCCCGAGGGCATCCTCTGGATCCGCAAGTTCATGCACCGGCTCGCCGAGGAGGGCCGCACGGTCTTCGTCTCCAGCCACCTGCTCTCGGAGATGGCGCTCACCGCGCAGGAACTGGTGGTGATCGGCCGCGGCAAGCTGATCTCGCAGAGCTCCACAGAGGACTTCGTCGCGCAGGCGACCGAGAACACCGTGCGGGTGCGCGGTCCGCAGCTCGGCGCGCTGCGCTCGGCGCTGGGCAAGGCGGGGGTGTCCATCCGGGACGAGGGCGAGAGCCTGGTCGTGTCCGGGATGGACTGCGCCGACATCGGTGAGCTGGCCGCGCGGACGCAGACCGTGCTGCACGAGCTCAGCCCGCAGCGCGGTTCGCTCGAAGAGGCGTTCATGCAGCTGACCGGCGATTCCGTCGAGTACCACACCGAGATCGCCGACGGTCCCACCCCGGCGACCCTCGTGCCCGCGGGGAAGTGA